DNA from Zonotrichia leucophrys gambelii isolate GWCS_2022_RI chromosome 5, RI_Zleu_2.0, whole genome shotgun sequence:
actttttttttccaatactgATTGTCAGAAATTAATCAAAGCAACTGTGTCTGGCCCATACAGACACAGAGCATGGGGCCAGGGCATGGGGGCCACATCAGCCAGGCAGAAATGTCTACTGTATTGTGTACATTTTTTATTGGCTGTGAAGAGGCAGCTTCAGTGATTTCAGGGTTTGAAGCTGCTATCCACAGCAACAGCCCTACTAAATCAATAAGTGCATGAAGATTTGCACCACATTTATCACCTACCTTTGTAAATATGTCTCAATCTGATACATGCTTTTTCCTTTATGCTGTTATGGATGCATATTGGTTGATAAGATTAAATAAACTGACAGGCTGATAGGTAGGCAGATAATCTTCTAGCCTCCTTGTCTAAGTTTTTGTAGGTTTTGTTAGCAGCAGTCATTCCTGCAACAGCCAGAAGAGGGGAATTCAATCAGCTTCTCTTGATGAGCCCAAGttcaaatgtttgttttttgggttttttttggtctgcTATGAGTCATTCCTCTTTACAAGGTAGTTTTGATAATATGTTTTTGTTCACTTTATAAACACTTTAATTTTCAAGCTCATGCAACAGGCTTATGGGAATGGCAGCATCCCTTCTAGAAAGGCTCTGTTAGCTCAGCTTTGGATTTGAGCTCCCATGGAGGGGCTGAATCAGGGATTGCTTGTGTCCTGGTTCCACCATGGGTCAGAAAGGAAGCTTGGTTCAAGTATTGATCTTTCAGGAAGTTTAGTGCCTTTAGGTTCAGTGGGGCCATTGTAAGACAAAACATGTGCTATCAtaaacaaacaagcaagcaaggaattaatttttgattttccaAAAtggtcaggttttttttcaggaaaccTCCCactcatttaaaaacaaactacaACACAAATCCTGGATCATGATTTTCAAGTTGACACATATTTATGAATTTATCAGAGTCTTGCAGAGGCATtgaaaaaaggagggggggaaaagagggaacTGCTTTTTGCAGATACCACATAGTTTACATTGTGCCCAGGACCGGAATTTTCTAGCTAGCAAAATTATGACTGTGATGCAGACTTGTCCACACCTGTCCTTTATGTAAAGCTGAATCAAGGTTAAAGGAATGCTTTCCACCTTTATGCAGTTGTTCCAAGAGGctagaaaagcaaacagaacagTGTTTTTGGCTCTGGTGAGCATTTCTGCATTGGAGGGCAGGCTCAGGCTCAGAAATTCTTGGGACCCAGTTCAAGCATGGCCCGACATTTGTTACTGTTAATTGCAACTGTGCTGTCGGCTTTGATTACCGGATGTTTCATTTGAGTGGCTTCTTGGTGTTTTGGCAAAAAGAACGTCAAAATGGTTTATGCAAGGGTATGTTTTCCAAGCTCCTGTTGACTTGAATAGGACTTTTGTGGCTAAATAGCtacataatattttaaaaatggaagtgCTGGCATGACTTAAGCATGTATAAATTAAATTCAGCAAGATCTCAAGGGACTGCTGCATGAAGTATATAAAATGAGAGAGTGAAAATGACACTGAAGGTCCTTACAGGTGCCTTGTAAAACCTACCACACCgcatttttcttggtttttgtCTGTAGTCATAAATCCCTTGAAACAAATTCCTTTTTGTGGAATAAACACATGAAAGGATTTGGATCCTTACACGTCATAAAAGAAGGTTTTATTTGCAAATTAGAGGATGTAAACGCATATAGCACAAATGCGTATGTGTGATATTTGTCATACATGTTAAGTGAATAAGTGCGGTGAGTAAATGTGATGTTCAACAATTTATATCAGTCAATACGTTGCAATTAAATCCTTCTTTCAGAAACGCCAAGGAGGAAGTGTGTTAACAAAATAAAGTGAATGCCAACTGTATTTAAATGTTCTCCGctgtattattttttaagtgttctttctgtttttttcttttataggTAAAGATGAGCCTTCAAGCTATATTTGCACAACATGCAAGCAGCCTTTTAATAGCGCTTGGTTCTTGCTTCAGCATGCCCAGAACACACATGGATTCCGCATCTACCTGGAAACAAGCCCTTCAAACAGTTCCCTTACTCCACGCATCACCATCCCTCCTCCTCTGGGACCGGAGACTGTTGCACAGTCCCCGCTGATGAATTTTCTTGGAGACAACAACCCCTTCAACCTTTTGCGCATGACAGGACCCATCCTGCGTGAACACCCTGGCTTTGGTGAGGGTCGGCTCCCAAACACGCCTCCGCTGTTCAGCCCACCGCCTCGTCATCATCTGGATCCACATCGCCTTAGTGCCGAAGAAATGGGGTTAGTTGCCCAGCATCCCAGTGCCTTTGACAGAGTTATGCGTTTAAACCCCATGGCAATTGAGTCCCCAGCGATGGATTTCTCCAGAAGGCTTCGAGAGCTGGCAGGAAACAGTTCCACCCCTCCGCCAGTCTCACCCAGTCGCACCAACCCTATGCATCGTCTGTTGAATCCTTTCCAGCCGAGTCCTAAATCACCTTTTTTGAGCACCCCGCCACTGCCCCCCATGCCCCCCAGCAGCACTACGCCTCCCCAGCCTCAGGCCAAGAGCAAGTCCTGTGAATTTTGTGGGAAAACATTCAAGTTCCAGAGTAACCTTATCGTGCACCGGCGCAGTcacacaggagaaaaaccctACAAGTGTCAGCTCTGTGACCATGCTTGCTCCCAGGCCAGCAAGCTAAAACGCCACATGAAAACGCATATGCATAAAGCTGGCTCCATGACAGGCAGGTCAGATGATGGACTGTCCACCACCAGTTCCCCTGAGCCAGGCACAAGTGAGCTCACTGGAGAGGGACTGAAATCCAGTGAGGCAGATTTCAGGAATGAGAGCGATCCTTCCCTGGGCCATGACAAcgaagaagaggaagaggaggaggaggaggaagaggagcttgAAAATGAGAGCCGGCCAGAGTCGAGCTTTAGTATGGACTCAGAGCTGAGTCGTAATCGAGAAAATGGCTCCAAGTCGCTGCCAGATGAGAAATCCCTCGTCCTGGGAAAAGTCATTGAGAATGTAAGTCTAGGTGCCATTCAGCAATATAACGACATGTTAGCTGAGAAACAGAAGAGGAGTAGCTTCATGAAAAGGTCCTCTGACCAGCGAGACTTGTGTCCTCGAGACCTCTGTCAGAGAGATCCGGGTGACGAAGACTCAGTGGTAGGAGAGCTGGACCGCACTGAGGAAGGTACAGTCAACGGAAGAAACTTTGGCCCGGGTGAACCCTTCCCAAACTTGTTCCCCCGCAAGCCAACACCTATCACGAGCCCCAGTTTAAACAATTCCTCTAAAAGAATAAAGGTAGAGAAAGATTTGGACTTGCCACCAGCAACGATAATACCTTCTGAAAACGTTTACTCCCAGTGGCTGGTAGGGTATGCAGCATCGCGGCACTTCATGAAGGATCCGTTCCTCGGATTCACAGACTCCCGACAATCCCCCTTCGCGACCTCTTCCGAGCACTCCTCGGAGAACGGGAGCCTGCGTTTCTCCACTCCGCCGGGGGACATGCTGGATGGGGGGCTCTCAGGGCGCAGCGGCACGGCCAGCGGAGGCAGCACCCCCCACATCAGCGGACCCGGCCCCGGGCGACCCAGCTCGAAGGAAGGACGCAGGAGCGATACATGTGAGTACTGTGGCAAGGTCTTTAAGAACTGCAGCAATTTGACGGTTCACCGTCGGAGCCACACTGGAGAGCGGCCTTACAAATGCGAGCTCTGCAACTATGCATGTGCCCAGAGCAGTAAGCTGACGCGCCATATGAAAACGCATGGCCAGATAGGGAAGGAGGTCTACCGCTGCGACATTTGCCAGATGCCCTTCAGTGTTTACAGCACCCTGGAGAAACACATGAAAAAGTGGCATGGAGAACATTTGCTGACAAATGACGTCAAAATTGAGCAGGCAGAAAGAAGCTaaggcccccccccccacctccccctccccaccccctgcccacccccacCTCCGCTAGGTTAAATTTCAGGGGTCTAGGTAACATTTTATTTGTACAGTTTAACTATTGCCAACTGAGAAAAGATGACCTAACTTGCCTCCGTAAACATAACTTAGCATAACTATGGTAAGGTGCCAGACTTTGGCACTTAAATATAACCTGTGTCTACAAAGTTCTATTAAACCCGAGGGTTGATTAAGGCAGTAAAAATTGTGGAGCCTTTTAACTGTGcaataatttctgtatttattgggtttttgtaattttttggcATGTGCAGgtactttttttattctttctgtttaaatttcttttaaaattttgttggGTATCCCTTTTTAATTTTACCCAGTCGTAGCCTGAGATTACTTGCATTGTAGGAGAGAAAcatatcttttaaaattataatttttggGCCGCTGCTTTGTTGAAATTTAAGCTAAGTGTGTGTAATTTCTTGTGAGGAAGCCAGCATTTAAACTgaaatctctcttttttcttttttccctctttctttctttctttctttctttctttctttctttctttctttctttctttctttctttctttctttctttctttctttctttctttctttctttctttctttctttctttccctctctctcttccttccttccttccttccttccttccttccttccttccttccttccttccttccttccttcctttttttctttcatcttcttAAATAACCTTGAAGAttagggaaaacaaaattgtACAGCGGATAACAATCTTTAAAATTAGCACTTTCTTTTGAAATTGGATCAAATACGTAGCACTGACAATGTCACTGAAGACAGAGGCCTTTTCTAGATGGATTTCAGCACTAAAGTTATGGCAACAAAAAAGACATAGATGCAGAAGGCTGCTACACTCAAAACCCAGAAACATTCTTAATTGTGCATTACTATAGAATAGTTTCTTCTTGTTAAAAGCTATGGCAACATAATGATGCCAGTTTGTCACTTTCTGGAgtgtttttccctccctcttcccctcctgtgactctttccagagacAATAAAAGTACATCTTGagcattttaatattattttcaaacCTCAGAGGAGCCAAAtgccatctctttttttttttttttttcttctaaaaaaccacaaaatcctAAATTTGAATTTAGGACATCTACTTTAGTCCATATTTGCTGTAGTTGATTGCTAAATGATAGGAAAGTGTGAATTTCTCAATGAAAAGCCTCAACTCAGGCATTTGGTTTATGAATAGAAATATTAGAACTATCTTAGATGCTGTACAGTGATGTTATtataagaagggaaaaaataaattctggttAATTTACCTGTCTTGGCTGGTAAATTCTGCTCCTACTGAAGTCAGTAAGATTTTTTCCAACTTAATTAGGAACAGAATGAAATTGTGTTCAGATAAAAGCATTACgacagagaaaaattaaagcaaagtAAAATGCACCTGCTCTACTTtcaaattccaaatttttaaaagcctttttcaaCTAATATTAGCAAACAGTAGACAATTATGGTTAGAGATTTTAATTATGTTGACCCGCACTTTAAATCTTTTGTTTGTGGTTAAGAGAAAAATGGCTTCTCAACAAGAAATTACATCATATTCTACTTGGCCCAAAGGTGGGTTAAACTGTAAAGGAACAGCTGAGATTAAGTGTCAGTGTTGCTAAGCATGGCATTCACAATACTGGCactataaagaaaaataaataaaaataatttattggaCAGTTTTTCTACTGCCATTCAATTTGACGTGAGTGCCTTGAAAACTGATCTTCCTATTTGAGTCTCTTGAGacaaatgcaaaatgtttttgtgaaatggaaagacttttaaaaaaaaagtaaaacaagaaaagtacattctttagaaaaaaaaaaaaaagagccacatttacttaaaaaaaaaattactggttGAAGATAGTGGACATGAAAATGCCATAAGACCCAATCAAATGAAGATGTATACCCAGCACAACTTCGGACATACATTAGCTGAATTattctcagccttttttttttttcaggacaaCGCTGCTTAGGAAATGGAATGGAAATGATTTACTGCTGAATTAAAACTCAAATGACACAAATTACAAGTTGCTATCATTGaatgagaaaaaacaattcAGGAACAAcggctaatttttttttaaaagttaaatttagTGCACTCTGTCTTAAAATACGTTTACAGTATTGAATACATACAAgggtaaaaaagaaattgtgtgtatgtgtgtttgagcaatctttttttttttcaaagtttgcTTAATAGGTTATTAAAAAATGCCATAATGGCCATGTgtatattgttttcttttggtgaCGGGGTtttagtatatattatatatattaaaatttcttGATTACTGTAAAAGTGGACCAGTATTTGTAATAATGGAGAATGCCTGGGCATTttacaaaaccagaaagaaaaaaaaaattttcttttttccttgaaaatgttGCAGTAAAATTTAAATGGTGGGTCTATAAATTTGTTCTTGTCACTGTAACTGTAAAGTCTTGAGTTTtagtaaatttttttctgccttgggtgttgaatttttatttcaaaaatgtatAGAATCTTGTATTCGGGGATTAAAAGGTGATTGCTACACCATGTAGAAAAAGTATGTAGAAAAAAGTGCTTAATATTGTTAttgctttgcagaaaaaaaaatcacgttTCTGACCTGTacctatttttctctttttttctccccttctccccttcccttccccttctggAATGGATATTGATATTGGTTGATTCATATGATGTAGGCACTTGCTGTATTTTTACTGAAGCTTGTAATTTTTTAACTGTACGCTTGTCCTTTTAAAGGGATTTAATGTACCTTTTTGTTAGtgaatttggaaataaaaataaaaacaaacaaacaggctgccataatatatttttttaatttggcaggataaaatattgcaaaaataaaaaaaaatttgtatgtGAAGTCCTTAttgtacaggaaaaaaagggggttgTTAGACGACCTTTgagtaaaagaaacaaaacaaaataattaagtgcttttttattttacttttttttttcttgttgttgttcacaaataattttagttgtatatatatttttttgtcaGAAATGGCCTACAAAAAAGTGCTGTTCCCACAGGGCTCTAAATAACTTCAAAGTTGCCTGGACCCCTTGCATCAAGGTTTTACCAGGTATGGTTGAACCAGGCTGGATGGATATTGCCTATTTGTGTGAAAAGAAATTCCGTTCCTGGAAAGGTGTCTGGGGTGAcatcccacagcttccctgcagatttgagagagagagaggagatttcttcccctccttccaaACAAGATGTCCAATACATCTTCCCTCTCCTGGCCAACCCCCACTCATTGCTCCTCACACCCTGCCGCTGCCCTCTGGAAGAAAGTCTTTTTATAGCAAAAAGTGAGAGCTGCTGCATCACTTTGACATAAAATGATGAAATGGCCTGCTGTTGGTACAGCTGAAATCGGGTTGAAGTAAAATTAGTCCAGGCATAGCCCTCCTCTTCCCTGTCAGAACAGGATCGACTCCGTGTACAGGTCTTGCCAGTCCATGTTATtagctgctttgctgctgttcaCTCCTAATTGTACATTCCATAAATTTCTGAATGTTTGAGGGACTGGGATGAAATCCTGTACCTTTTGATGTCTCTCTTCTTTGcagttatttttctctctctctctctcacactcTCTCCCTTTTGGGTCGAGGGGAAGACGTGGCAGAAGAGGCACTAATGCTTTAGTGAAGGGGAGGAGAAAATGATCACCGCTCTTGCAGAAAATGACGGTAAAacttaaaacaaaagcaagaaaaaaatatattgccATGCCAAATTATTCTGCTTTCATCGGTGCAGAACCACTGGAGCAATTGGAGAGGCATGGGTGTGACAGTAGGGAGAATTTGGTCCACCTTATCAGATAGATATATGCCCTCCTGGCTTGAATGTTGCACCCTTAAGTCTTCTGGACAAATTCTGTATCTCAATTAAACTGATATAAATCAGGAATTATTCATCACTCTTACTCCTGGATTATTCCAGTATAATTGAGGTTGGAAAGTGGTCCCTTAAAGGCACATTTTCACTTTTTGGTGAAGATTCAGATCTCTGACTTTTGTATAAATCCAGTCATGCGACACAACTCAGAAGAATCTCTTGGACTTGCATCAGTGCAACGAAGAACAGAAGCTAACTGTACATTTTCAATCCATAATTAATTGATTTAAGAAAGaatttcacttttcattttattgtaaGTTGTTTAGGAGTTTCAGTTTCACTGTCATTTTTAATTATCCAGGATAGCTAACACCAGCAGTCGTCTAATTTTGTGACTGAAACTAACAATAAGTCACCCAAAAGCACAAGGATTGTGTTTCTGCAGACTGTAGTGATACTGAAATGGccctccttttcttcttgcttAGAAGAGCCGTAGTTTACTAGGCCATAAGCACAATATAACATGGACATAGCTAGAATGCTGCCGTAGTTCTTTTCACACttttagttttatatttttttttaaggttgaATTTATTACTTTCATTGTGTGTAGTCTTGCTGCCATTGAAGTCCAGAACAAAACTCCAGTTGACTCCCTGGCAACAGGACAGGTGCAGAAACCTGGTTTTGGAAAGACAAATAGAAATTTTTAAGGAAAGGgtcaaaaaaaatcagcatttcatcCCAGTCCTATGTAAAAGACAGTCCAAGGTTTTGTTTATCACAGGCAAACTCATTTTTATGGTGCTCTTTGTATTTTAGAACTGCAAAGCAAAGTAACATTGATTTAAGTTGTTTGCATTTGTACCGgcaaggcaaaatatttttattacctTTTTCTATTACTTATTGTATGAGCTTTTGTTGTTTACTTGGAGGTTTTGTCTTTTACTACAAGTTTGGAACTATTTATTATTGCTTGGTATTTGTGCTCTGTTTAAAAAACGagagcactttttttttttattatggaTAAAATGTTGAGATGGCTGGAGGTCATTTCAATATGGCttagtgaaatatttattgttcCTTTTATTCTCTGTACAAGATTTTtggcctcttttttttccccgtaTTGTCACAATGTTGAGTTCAGCATGTGTCTACCATTTCATTTGTACGCTCGTTCAAAACAACGTTTGTTCCAGTTTcaagttataaaaataaattggacATTTGACTTGATCTCCAAATCTtgtctttcctgtttttttgacactgaggggtgggaaggggaaaaagaaggaagcaaGGGGTTGAAGCCTCAGTACAGAAGATAGAGCTCCTGCCATATTTTCTGTCAGTTCCCATGGGAGTCCATCAGGATAAAAATCTTGTTTGAGAAGGATATGTGAGAACCTGAATGATGCTAAGCAGATGCTCAAGTTCTGCTTTCATCCCTTGGACTTAAATAGAATGCAAGCTATATCCTGAATAGAGGTCTTGAGAGAAAGTGGTAGAATAATGCTTGAAACAGACACATTTCTCATACAGAATTATGCTATGTTTGGGGCCATTATCTCAGTTTTctgaaggtgctgagaagtgctttgcttgtggttttttccttccctccccataAATGTAACCGTATGGTGCATGCACTCAGGTTTGTTACCATCTTCTGCTTTTTGGATGCCAATGCAAATAGGGAGAACACTTACAAATTCAACCAGGACCTGAATTTGGGCCACAGACTGTATTATGTGAGACCAAAATGTAACTGCAGCTAAACATCTGCTCCTCCTTCTCAGCTAGGGACAAAGACGTGAACATTAAAAGGCAGAATTTTGCACAATTTGCATTTTGAGGATAGAGCTGACAGCTACAGGCAGTTCACTGTCCTGATGCTCTTTATCAAGCCAACCTGTTACCTAATGCATGGAAATCTTAAATAAGAGAATTGTTATTCAAACCATTACTGGAAAGC
Protein-coding regions in this window:
- the BCL11B gene encoding B-cell lymphoma/leukemia 11B isoform X3 — translated: MSRRKQGNPQHLSQREIITQADHVEPALADEDESLAIADPGGIGIAAGGTDPDLLTCGQCQMNFPLGDILVFIEHKRKQCNGTGGVCYEKSMDKSSPPPSSRAELRKVSEPVEIGIQVTPDEEDRLLTPTKGICPKQENIAGKDEPSSYICTTCKQPFNSAWFLLQHAQNTHGFRIYLETSPSNSSLTPRITIPPPLGPETVAQSPLMNFLGDNNPFNLLRMTGPILREHPGFGEGRLPNTPPLFSPPPRHHLDPHRLSAEEMGLVAQHPSAFDRVMRLNPMAIESPAMDFSRRLRELAGNSSTPPPVSPSRTNPMHRLLNPFQPSPKSPFLSTPPLPPMPPSSTTPPQPQAKSKSCEFCGKTFKFQSNLIVHRRSHTGEKPYKCQLCDHACSQASKLKRHMKTHMHKAGSMTGRSDDGLSTTSSPEPGTSELTGEGLKSSEADFRNESDPSLGHDNEEEEEEEEEEEELENESRPESSFSMDSELSRNRENGSKSLPDEKSLVLGKVIENVSLGAIQQYNDMLAEKQKRSSFMKRSSDQRDLCPRDLCQRDPGDEDSVVGELDRTEEGTVNGRNFGPGEPFPNLFPRKPTPITSPSLNNSSKRIKVEKDLDLPPATIIPSENVYSQWLVGYAASRHFMKDPFLGFTDSRQSPFATSSEHSSENGSLRFSTPPGDMLDGGLSGRSGTASGGSTPHISGPGPGRPSSKEGRRSDTCEYCGKVFKNCSNLTVHRRSHTGERPYKCELCNYACAQSSKLTRHMKTHGQIGKEVYRCDICQMPFSVYSTLEKHMKKWHGEHLLTNDVKIEQAERS
- the BCL11B gene encoding B-cell lymphoma/leukemia 11B isoform X2, translated to MNFPLGDILVFIEHKRKQCNGTGGVCYEKSMDKSSPPPSSRAELRKVSEPVEIGIQVTPDEEDRLLTPTKGICPKQENIAGPSRPANLPGAPIAASSHPHTSVITSPLRALASLPPCLSLPCCGARAVSVGGTQTEIQTETSGTFGCHCQLSGKDEPSSYICTTCKQPFNSAWFLLQHAQNTHGFRIYLETSPSNSSLTPRITIPPPLGPETVAQSPLMNFLGDNNPFNLLRMTGPILREHPGFGEGRLPNTPPLFSPPPRHHLDPHRLSAEEMGLVAQHPSAFDRVMRLNPMAIESPAMDFSRRLRELAGNSSTPPPVSPSRTNPMHRLLNPFQPSPKSPFLSTPPLPPMPPSSTTPPQPQAKSKSCEFCGKTFKFQSNLIVHRRSHTGEKPYKCQLCDHACSQASKLKRHMKTHMHKAGSMTGRSDDGLSTTSSPEPGTSELTGEGLKSSEADFRNESDPSLGHDNEEEEEEEEEEEELENESRPESSFSMDSELSRNRENGSKSLPDEKSLVLGKVIENVSLGAIQQYNDMLAEKQKRSSFMKRSSDQRDLCPRDLCQRDPGDEDSVVGELDRTEEGTVNGRNFGPGEPFPNLFPRKPTPITSPSLNNSSKRIKVEKDLDLPPATIIPSENVYSQWLVGYAASRHFMKDPFLGFTDSRQSPFATSSEHSSENGSLRFSTPPGDMLDGGLSGRSGTASGGSTPHISGPGPGRPSSKEGRRSDTCEYCGKVFKNCSNLTVHRRSHTGERPYKCELCNYACAQSSKLTRHMKTHGQIGKEVYRCDICQMPFSVYSTLEKHMKKWHGEHLLTNDVKIEQAERS
- the BCL11B gene encoding B-cell lymphoma/leukemia 11B isoform X1 — translated: MSRRKQGNPQHLSQREIITQADHVEPALADEDESLAIADPGGIGIAAGGTDPDLLTCGQCQMNFPLGDILVFIEHKRKQCNGTGGVCYEKSMDKSSPPPSSRAELRKVSEPVEIGIQVTPDEEDRLLTPTKGICPKQENIAGPSRPANLPGAPIAASSHPHTSVITSPLRALASLPPCLSLPCCGARAVSVGGTQTEIQTETSGTFGCHCQLSGKDEPSSYICTTCKQPFNSAWFLLQHAQNTHGFRIYLETSPSNSSLTPRITIPPPLGPETVAQSPLMNFLGDNNPFNLLRMTGPILREHPGFGEGRLPNTPPLFSPPPRHHLDPHRLSAEEMGLVAQHPSAFDRVMRLNPMAIESPAMDFSRRLRELAGNSSTPPPVSPSRTNPMHRLLNPFQPSPKSPFLSTPPLPPMPPSSTTPPQPQAKSKSCEFCGKTFKFQSNLIVHRRSHTGEKPYKCQLCDHACSQASKLKRHMKTHMHKAGSMTGRSDDGLSTTSSPEPGTSELTGEGLKSSEADFRNESDPSLGHDNEEEEEEEEEEEELENESRPESSFSMDSELSRNRENGSKSLPDEKSLVLGKVIENVSLGAIQQYNDMLAEKQKRSSFMKRSSDQRDLCPRDLCQRDPGDEDSVVGELDRTEEGTVNGRNFGPGEPFPNLFPRKPTPITSPSLNNSSKRIKVEKDLDLPPATIIPSENVYSQWLVGYAASRHFMKDPFLGFTDSRQSPFATSSEHSSENGSLRFSTPPGDMLDGGLSGRSGTASGGSTPHISGPGPGRPSSKEGRRSDTCEYCGKVFKNCSNLTVHRRSHTGERPYKCELCNYACAQSSKLTRHMKTHGQIGKEVYRCDICQMPFSVYSTLEKHMKKWHGEHLLTNDVKIEQAERS